One window of Campylobacter sp. RM12651 genomic DNA carries:
- a CDS encoding YigZ family protein yields the protein MKVLKSPCFDSFEVKGSKFLCYFEPLNINENVRTRQEELRAEHFKCVHVVYASRVLNEFGQIVENQSDDGEPKGSSGAPALNVLRGANIVNAACYIVRYFGGTLLGVGGLVRAYSNAVNLGISKANELNLLSNYIKKESYYIELEYSQINKLSYILDKLNIVYSKDFGANVVFYLELSTDELEELEKELIDLRLILNKL from the coding sequence ATGAAAGTTTTAAAATCACCTTGTTTTGATAGTTTTGAAGTAAAGGGTTCTAAATTCTTATGCTATTTTGAACCACTTAATATTAACGAAAATGTTCGCACTAGACAAGAAGAATTAAGAGCCGAGCATTTTAAATGCGTTCATGTAGTCTATGCTAGTAGAGTATTAAATGAATTTGGGCAAATTGTAGAAAATCAAAGTGATGATGGAGAGCCTAAAGGAAGTAGTGGAGCACCTGCTCTTAATGTATTAAGGGGAGCTAATATTGTAAATGCAGCTTGTTATATAGTAAGATATTTTGGTGGAACATTATTAGGAGTTGGCGGGCTTGTAAGAGCATATTCAAACGCAGTTAATTTAGGAATTTCAAAAGCTAATGAGCTAAATCTACTTTCTAACTATATAAAAAAAGAATCATATTATATAGAACTTGAATATAGCCAAATAAATAAATTAAGTTATATTTTAGATAAACTAAATATCGTTTATTCTAAAGATTTTGGAGCAAATGTTGTATTTTATTTAGAACTTAGCACAGATGAATTAGAAGAATTAGAAAAAGAATTGATAGATTTAAGATTAATTTTAAATAAATTATAA
- a CDS encoding diguanylate cyclase, whose product MSSESKKATIQEYIKGWGPELEIGIDVVDEEHKMFFELIEQVFEAANSGYKEFESVFQVVLSHIAWHFKNEEDYMKSMAIYTKYVETHRDIHSQCISQLGKMRDAVLKQNSEDDMVYQKELAINLAYFVKNWLIFHIVGEDYKIAKQIKFIEAGNSPQRAFEMINEKMDKNIEILTITLSNLLKIYEIRNEKLLEIEADIKSSLNKKEKQLQEQIQENKKKSITDELTGLFNRRQAMFVLNNIWNEYQDPTCAIIQLDLDKFKEVNDTYGHHAGDLVLKQFSNAVKYFFDTNELCNKYKYNDRDSIHFCRLGGDEFLVILQKYSLDEAVAIANALHAVVNGIEVLDEHKKVIWKGSTSIGVACRNADNRDFESVLKAADAYLYKAKEDGRNCVRSMLHEIGGGVFLAEYL is encoded by the coding sequence ATGAGTAGTGAAAGTAAAAAAGCAACAATTCAAGAATATATAAAAGGCTGGGGGCCTGAATTAGAAATAGGTATTGATGTAGTTGATGAAGAACATAAAATGTTCTTTGAATTAATAGAGCAAGTATTTGAAGCAGCTAATAGTGGTTATAAAGAATTTGAATCTGTATTTCAAGTGGTTTTAAGTCATATTGCTTGGCATTTTAAAAATGAAGAAGATTATATGAAAAGTATGGCTATATATACAAAATATGTAGAAACCCACAGAGATATTCACTCGCAGTGTATATCACAATTAGGTAAGATGAGAGATGCAGTGTTAAAGCAAAATAGTGAAGATGATATGGTATATCAAAAAGAACTTGCAATTAACTTGGCTTATTTTGTTAAAAATTGGCTGATTTTTCATATAGTTGGAGAAGATTATAAAATAGCTAAACAAATTAAATTTATAGAAGCTGGTAATAGTCCTCAAAGAGCATTTGAGATGATAAATGAAAAGATGGATAAAAATATAGAAATTCTAACTATTACCTTATCAAATCTTTTAAAAATTTATGAGATTAGAAACGAGAAATTATTAGAAATTGAAGCAGATATTAAATCAAGTCTTAATAAAAAAGAAAAACAACTGCAAGAACAAATTCAAGAAAATAAGAAAAAATCAATTACAGATGAATTAACAGGATTGTTTAATAGGCGACAGGCTATGTTTGTATTAAATAATATATGGAATGAATATCAAGACCCAACCTGTGCTATTATTCAATTAGATTTAGATAAGTTTAAAGAAGTTAATGATACTTATGGACACCATGCAGGAGATTTGGTTTTAAAACAATTTTCAAATGCTGTTAAATATTTTTTTGATACTAATGAATTATGTAATAAGTATAAGTATAACGATAGAGATAGCATACACTTTTGCCGTTTAGGTGGTGATGAATTTTTAGTAATATTACAAAAATATTCTTTAGATGAAGCAGTGGCAATTGCAAATGCTTTACACGCAGTAGTAAATGGTATAGAAGTATTAGACGAACATAAAAAAGTGATTTGGAAAGGTAGCACAAGTATTGGTGTAGCTTGTAGAAATGCTGATAATAGAGATTTTGAATCAGTATTAAAAGCTGCTGATGCTTATTTATATAAAGCAAAAGAAGATGGTAGAAATTGCGTTCGCTCTATGTTACACGAGATAGGGGGGGGGGTATTTCTAGCAGAGTATTTATGA
- a CDS encoding sodium:alanine symporter family protein, giving the protein MDFHQFIEQINGVLVAYVLVFALVGIGLIFTIYLGLPQFRYFKEGLSASFGDLFKKGKKKNSGITALQAMMISISAQVGTGNIIGVATAINLGGAGAIFWMWASAFLGMATILAEGVLAQRYKVWQHGHYIGGPAFYIKLGLKKKLGANTCNLLAGFFAIAIIVALGCAGQMTQSNSISGAIHQAFGVDLKITGAITAIIAGFVVIGGVKRIARFAELVVPFMAIFYVLVAVYILIAFHENIGNVFSMIFKQAFGLEAVAGGAVGIGIKEAIRYGVARGLFANEAGMGSTPHAHASATTKNSVSQGFVAMLAVFIDTAFICTATALIILLSGADLSLSGIELTTSAFSIAFGSIGVKLLAICLVFFAFTTIIGWYYFAQINVQYLFSNKALPIFKIVFVLCIFIGAMLKLDLVWSISDLCNTLMVLPNVLALFLLAPVVKKELLKFNESKKK; this is encoded by the coding sequence ATGGATTTTCATCAATTTATTGAGCAAATTAATGGAGTTTTAGTTGCTTATGTTCTTGTATTTGCCTTAGTTGGAATAGGTCTTATTTTCACTATTTATCTAGGTCTTCCGCAATTTCGCTATTTTAAAGAAGGCTTGAGTGCAAGTTTTGGAGATTTATTCAAAAAAGGTAAGAAAAAAAATTCCGGAATAACAGCCCTACAAGCTATGATGATTTCAATTTCAGCACAAGTTGGAACAGGTAATATCATAGGCGTTGCAACTGCTATTAATTTAGGTGGAGCAGGAGCTATATTTTGGATGTGGGCTAGTGCATTTTTGGGTATGGCTACAATTTTAGCTGAAGGTGTTTTAGCACAACGCTACAAAGTATGGCAGCACGGACATTATATCGGAGGTCCTGCGTTTTATATAAAACTTGGTCTTAAGAAAAAATTAGGTGCTAATACTTGCAATTTACTCGCTGGATTTTTTGCTATTGCAATTATTGTTGCACTTGGTTGTGCGGGTCAAATGACACAAAGCAATTCTATTTCAGGTGCAATTCATCAAGCTTTTGGAGTGGATTTGAAAATCACAGGAGCAATTACTGCAATTATCGCAGGATTTGTGGTGATTGGTGGGGTTAAAAGGATTGCTAGATTTGCTGAACTTGTAGTGCCTTTTATGGCTATATTTTATGTTTTGGTTGCAGTTTATATTTTAATAGCATTTCACGAAAATATAGGCAATGTATTTTCTATGATTTTTAAACAAGCTTTTGGACTTGAAGCAGTAGCTGGTGGAGCTGTTGGAATTGGTATTAAAGAAGCTATTAGATATGGGGTTGCAAGGGGACTTTTTGCAAACGAAGCAGGTATGGGAAGCACACCACACGCACACGCAAGTGCAACTACTAAAAACTCTGTTTCTCAAGGTTTTGTGGCAATGCTTGCAGTATTTATTGATACAGCATTTATTTGCACAGCAACTGCTCTTATAATCTTACTTAGCGGAGCTGATTTAAGTCTTAGCGGTATTGAGCTAACTACTTCGGCATTTAGCATTGCTTTTGGTAGTATTGGTGTGAAATTACTTGCAATTTGTCTTGTGTTTTTTGCATTTACAACCATTATTGGCTGGTATTATTTCGCTCAAATTAATGTGCAATATTTATTCTCAAATAAAGCTTTACCTATATTTAAAATAGTGTTTGTTTTATGTATTTTTATAGGTGCTATGCTAAAGCTTGATTTGGTTTGGAGTATTTCTGATTTATGTAATACTTTAATGGTATTACCTAATGTTTTAGCGTTATTTTTATTAGCTCCAGTAGTTAAAAAAGAATTATTAAAATTTAACGAAAGTAAGAAAAAATAA
- a CDS encoding urease accessory protein UreD, with amino-acid sequence MQRLIQVPTRFGEDSENEDFFAYLSTLGGGFVNQDNYAQSFKLFNSKATLSSQSNQKIYKGTSSLKTNIELDNNSILVFHNDANIFYQNSNFSSKTTIFMNDNSRLFYLDGGFLGYANSQFKAKLSLRIFINNKLSINDIFYYNSNSSLNSLYNHNYFYTLIIKGDVEFKTIHNENLKAHSSIINNTNIIRISSDDNDLAMKYINDIKSNFLHKGGMKLILARQ; translated from the coding sequence ATGCAAAGGTTAATTCAAGTTCCAACTAGATTTGGAGAAGATAGCGAAAATGAAGATTTTTTTGCTTATCTTAGCACTTTAGGTGGTGGTTTTGTAAATCAAGATAATTACGCTCAAAGCTTTAAATTATTTAATTCTAAGGCTACTTTAAGTTCTCAATCAAATCAAAAAATATATAAAGGCACTTCTAGTTTAAAAACAAATATAGAACTTGATAATAATTCTATTTTAGTTTTTCATAATGATGCTAATATTTTTTATCAGAATTCAAATTTTTCAAGCAAAACTACTATTTTTATGAATGATAATTCAAGATTATTTTATTTAGATGGTGGATTTTTAGGTTATGCAAATTCGCAATTTAAAGCAAAATTATCTTTAAGAATATTTATCAATAATAAATTAAGTATTAATGATATATTTTATTATAACTCTAATAGTAGTTTAAATTCTCTTTATAATCATAACTATTTTTATACATTGATTATAAAAGGCGATGTGGAATTTAAAACAATTCATAATGAGAATTTAAAAGCTCATTCAAGTATTATTAATAATACTAATATTATTAGAATTTCATCAGATGATAATGATTTAGCTATGAAATATATTAATGATATTAAAAGCAATTTTTTGCATAAAGGAGGTATGAAGTTAATCTTAGCAAGACAATAA
- a CDS encoding DUF4878 domain-containing protein, whose protein sequence is MKKYMMIVSLLFLSACKNEDIQKSVKNCLNELSNQPSEAVFDKCFYYENEFQRQLSINFENVLPKLFNNYGGIAEIKVDILNSSNNSAEVQIITKFNNGFVKNEKRKMVKIDNLWKMSADIIK, encoded by the coding sequence ATGAAAAAATATATGATGATTGTTAGCCTATTATTTTTAAGTGCTTGTAAAAACGAAGATATACAAAAAAGTGTCAAAAATTGCTTAAACGAACTTTCAAATCAACCAAGTGAAGCTGTTTTTGATAAATGTTTTTATTATGAAAATGAATTTCAAAGACAATTAAGTATTAATTTTGAAAATGTATTACCTAAATTATTTAATAATTATGGTGGAATTGCAGAAATTAAAGTAGATATATTAAATAGTTCTAATAATAGTGCTGAAGTGCAAATTATTACTAAATTTAATAATGGTTTTGTTAAAAATGAAAAGAGAAAAATGGTAAAAATTGATAATTTATGGAAAATGTCAGCAGATATTATAAAATAA
- a CDS encoding GGDEF domain-containing protein codes for MNSFLSELIISLPSATFILEILALIIALYFKKYNIISVCILLISSKMIYLFSANYQTHIYVSLFMPFAFALLVSLKKEYDTIKCLLPISFVFILYIVLGIFLSQNTSFALNSTNKFLFSNSFITDLGLVFFLVFLVYLLILRFFIFFEKTLIFAYIGAYFEFMFFKTLEKTDVGFFEFASLIFLISIFLEGYKLAFFDALTQVLNRRAYDRTRLIANDVIAVCDIDFFKKVNDTYGHDAGDFILKNVAKILKANVDKVYRFGGEEFVIVYKNQDFKNCVTKLDNIRENIEKEIFKFNEKIIKVTISIGVEMVEDDKIKAFKNADAKLYKAKNSGRNRVIYE; via the coding sequence ATGAACTCATTTTTAAGTGAATTAATAATTTCTTTGCCTAGTGCTACTTTTATTTTAGAGATATTAGCACTTATTATTGCACTTTACTTTAAAAAATACAACATAATATCGGTATGTATTTTATTAATAAGTTCTAAAATGATTTATTTATTTTCAGCAAATTATCAAACCCATATTTATGTAAGTTTGTTTATGCCTTTTGCTTTTGCGCTTTTAGTATCTTTAAAAAAAGAGTATGATACTATAAAATGCTTATTACCTATTAGTTTTGTTTTTATTTTATACATAGTATTAGGTATATTTTTATCTCAAAATACTAGCTTTGCATTAAATTCTACTAATAAATTTTTATTTTCAAATTCTTTTATCACTGATTTAGGTTTAGTATTTTTTCTAGTATTTTTAGTGTATTTATTGATATTAAGATTTTTTATATTTTTTGAAAAAACATTAATTTTTGCGTATATTGGAGCTTATTTTGAATTTATGTTTTTTAAAACTCTTGAAAAAACAGATGTTGGGTTTTTTGAATTTGCTTCTTTAATATTTTTAATCTCTATATTTCTTGAAGGGTATAAATTAGCATTTTTTGATGCTTTAACTCAAGTTTTAAATAGAAGAGCTTATGATAGAACTAGGCTTATTGCTAATGATGTAATAGCAGTATGTGATATAGATTTTTTTAAAAAAGTTAATGATACTTATGGTCATGATGCTGGTGATTTTATATTAAAAAATGTAGCTAAGATATTAAAAGCTAATGTAGATAAAGTTTATAGATTTGGCGGAGAAGAATTTGTAATCGTATATAAAAATCAAGACTTTAAAAATTGTGTAACAAAATTAGATAATATAAGAGAAAATATAGAAAAAGAAATATTTAAATTTAATGAAAAAATTATAAAAGTTACTATTAGTATTGGAGTTGAAATGGTAGAAGATGATAAAATAAAAGCCTTTAAAAACGCTGATGCTAAGTTATATAAAGCAAAAAATTCAGGAAGAAATAGAGTAATATATGAGTAG
- the ureG gene encoding urease accessory protein UreG — protein sequence MKKPVIIGVGGPVGAGKTLLIERLVRVMSKDYEIGVVTNDIYTKEDALFLAKNSVLPPERIIGVETGGCPHTAIREDASMNEAALNELQKKFNLDLLFLESGGDNLAATFSPDLVNFSIYVIDVAQGEKIPRKAGAGMIKSDLFIINKTDLAPYVGANLDIMKSDTLHFRKNKDFFFTNLKKDEGLSDVINWIEKNCLLKGLE from the coding sequence ATGAAAAAACCTGTCATTATAGGTGTAGGTGGTCCTGTTGGAGCTGGTAAAACTCTTTTAATAGAAAGGTTAGTAAGAGTTATGAGTAAAGATTATGAAATAGGTGTTGTAACAAATGATATTTATACAAAAGAAGATGCCTTATTTTTAGCGAAAAACAGCGTTTTACCACCAGAAAGAATTATAGGTGTAGAAACTGGTGGGTGTCCGCACACTGCGATTAGAGAAGATGCTTCAATGAATGAAGCTGCATTAAATGAATTACAAAAGAAATTTAATTTAGATTTACTTTTTTTAGAAAGTGGTGGGGATAATTTAGCTGCTACTTTTAGTCCTGATTTAGTTAATTTTAGTATTTATGTAATTGATGTGGCACAAGGTGAAAAAATCCCACGCAAAGCAGGTGCTGGAATGATTAAATCTGATTTATTTATAATTAACAAAACCGATTTAGCTCCTTATGTTGGTGCAAATCTTGATATTATGAAAAGCGATACTTTACATTTTAGAAAAAATAAAGACTTTTTCTTTACAAATCTTAAAAAAGATGAGGGTTTGTCTGATGTTATTAATTGGATTGAGAAAAATTGTCTTCTTAAAGGCTTAGAGTGA
- a CDS encoding DMT family transporter — protein sequence MNNDLRGNATGMTYVIFLIGILFLSFTAPWQKLSNFDPATGAFMRCLIGTICLIPFAIMEAKKIGKLTKKGVWLSILAGLVLGIDFTAWNYSIFFVGSGIASILLNIQVIMLPALAFITDRERIPFSYYFIAPIMLAGVILAGGALENGIVDPNGPQEVFGTGIMAVGTICGLTSGFCYGIYLFASRRAGRIGNGQVVQPILISSAAQLVAPVVWAFLITGNGFIFDQGVMVDTAAGIKSMHLPQAAIESVTSPFGNVALGDPITGMNWLWMIVLGTAGQAAAWTFAQHGSVKLNPTLGAGLLILSPIATVALIGPLMFGESSSLLQKVGVVIALLAVAYQNGLITALMNKIRGK from the coding sequence ATGAATAATGATTTAAGAGGAAATGCCACAGGTATGACCTATGTCATATTCTTAATCGGTATTTTATTTCTTTCTTTTACTGCACCTTGGCAAAAATTATCTAACTTTGACCCAGCTACAGGTGCTTTTATGCGTTGCTTGATAGGGACTATCTGCCTTATTCCTTTTGCAATTATGGAAGCTAAAAAAATCGGTAAGCTTACCAAAAAAGGCGTATGGCTATCTATTTTAGCTGGACTTGTATTAGGGATTGACTTTACTGCGTGGAATTATTCAATATTCTTTGTAGGTTCAGGAATTGCTTCAATTCTTTTAAATATTCAAGTAATTATGTTGCCAGCTTTAGCATTTATTACAGATAGAGAAAGAATTCCATTTAGCTATTATTTCATAGCACCTATAATGCTTGCTGGTGTTATTTTAGCTGGTGGTGCTTTAGAAAATGGTATAGTTGATCCAAATGGCCCTCAAGAAGTATTTGGTACTGGTATTATGGCAGTTGGAACAATTTGCGGTCTTACTTCAGGATTTTGCTATGGAATTTACTTATTCGCTAGCAGAAGAGCAGGAAGAATTGGAAACGGACAAGTTGTTCAACCTATCTTAATCTCAAGTGCTGCTCAACTTGTAGCTCCTGTTGTATGGGCGTTCTTAATCACAGGAAATGGTTTCATATTTGACCAAGGTGTTATGGTTGATACTGCTGCTGGTATTAAATCAATGCACTTACCACAAGCTGCTATAGAAAGCGTTACAAGTCCATTTGGTAATGTGGCTTTAGGTGATCCTATCACTGGAATGAACTGGTTATGGATGATAGTTTTAGGAACTGCAGGTCAAGCTGCTGCTTGGACATTTGCTCAACATGGTTCAGTTAAACTAAACCCTACTTTAGGTGCTGGATTATTAATCTTAAGTCCAATAGCTACTGTTGCTTTAATAGGACCTCTTATGTTTGGCGAAAGCTCATCATTATTACAAAAAGTTGGTGTTGTGATTGCACTTCTTGCTGTTGCTTACCAAAACGGCTTAATTACTGCTTTAATGAATAAAATTAGAGGCAAGTAA
- a CDS encoding urease subunit gamma, whose product MTLTKKEQEKLLLSYAAVVARKRLDNGLKLNCPEAIAIISDYVMEGARAGKSVSDLMNEGKNVLRKDQVMEGVADIVNEVQIEATFKDGTKLVTIHNPIN is encoded by the coding sequence ATGACATTAACAAAAAAAGAGCAAGAAAAACTCTTATTAAGCTATGCAGCAGTAGTTGCTAGAAAGCGTTTAGACAATGGTCTTAAGTTAAATTGCCCTGAAGCAATTGCTATTATAAGTGATTATGTAATGGAAGGTGCAAGAGCAGGTAAGAGCGTAAGCGACCTTATGAACGAAGGTAAAAATGTTTTACGCAAAGACCAAGTTATGGAAGGTGTTGCTGATATAGTAAATGAAGTTCAAATTGAAGCTACTTTCAAAGATGGAACCAAATTAGTAACTATCCATAATCCAATTAACTAA
- a CDS encoding Dps family protein: protein MSLEKQLLQLQADAHALFLKFHNYHWNVKGLQFFALHSYTEEAYEKMAEMFDDCAERLLQLGHKAIVCPKELMETSKAPRTDKTCFEATELVGLILADYEYLLAEFKKLNKFAEEAGDTTTAAYAQEQIASYEKSIWMLKNTGATSCCVK from the coding sequence ATGTCATTAGAAAAACAATTATTACAATTACAAGCTGATGCACACGCATTATTTTTAAAGTTTCATAACTACCATTGGAATGTAAAAGGATTACAATTCTTTGCACTTCATTCATATACTGAAGAAGCATATGAAAAAATGGCTGAAATGTTTGATGATTGTGCTGAAAGATTATTACAATTAGGACATAAAGCTATAGTTTGCCCAAAAGAATTAATGGAAACTTCAAAAGCTCCAAGAACTGATAAAACTTGCTTTGAAGCTACTGAATTAGTTGGACTTATATTAGCTGATTATGAATACTTATTAGCTGAGTTTAAAAAGTTAAATAAATTTGCTGAAGAAGCAGGAGATACAACTACTGCAGCTTATGCTCAAGAGCAAATTGCTAGTTATGAAAAATCAATTTGGATGCTAAAAAATACAGGTGCAACAAGTTGTTGTGTAAAATAA
- a CDS encoding ABC-F family ATP-binding cassette domain-containing protein, giving the protein MVEIKSLTMRYPTGLLFENVNLSLKRGEKYGLIGANGAGKSTFLKIIAGELEATSGEVSFENGVRYGVLEQNQFAYEEFSLKDAVLYGNKRLYNAVKEKENIYATCTDYTDEINNRLSELEMICAEEDPNYEYDTRCEKILSSLNLHNYDELMKNVQTSDKFKVLIAQVLFAKPDVLFLDEPTNNLDLDAINWLENELKRHDGTMVVISHDRFFLNSICTRMLDVDFKQIREFAGNYDDWYMQSTLIKRQKEASLAKNLKEKEALEKFIARFSANASKARQATSRAKNLAKLDVSEIEISSRRDPSILFRCNREIGNEVLELNNISKAYDKQLFKNLNLKVNKGDKIAIIGASGAGKSTLAKIIMNEISPDNGEVKMGATIEPSYFPQDTSSKICENLKLYDYLISEKHKDIDEIRKCLGRMLFSGTDQEKMAKDLSGGEKHRLMLSKIMLERGNFILLDEPNNHLDLEAIISLGEALYEYDGVAICISHDRELINSYANRIWYLNNGELIDFVGTYEEFLLKYGESK; this is encoded by the coding sequence ATGGTAGAAATCAAATCTCTTACTATGAGATACCCTACGGGATTATTATTTGAAAATGTAAATTTAAGCTTAAAAAGAGGCGAAAAATATGGACTTATCGGTGCAAACGGGGCTGGAAAATCAACATTTTTAAAAATTATAGCAGGAGAACTTGAAGCAACTAGCGGAGAAGTTAGTTTTGAAAATGGCGTAAGATACGGCGTGTTAGAGCAAAATCAATTTGCGTATGAAGAATTTAGTTTAAAAGATGCAGTTTTATATGGAAACAAAAGACTTTATAATGCAGTAAAAGAAAAAGAAAATATATATGCAACTTGCACGGATTATACCGATGAAATAAATAATCGCTTAAGCGAACTTGAAATGATTTGTGCAGAAGAAGACCCAAATTATGAATACGATACTAGATGTGAAAAAATATTAAGCTCTTTAAATCTTCATAATTATGATGAACTTATGAAAAATGTTCAAACAAGTGATAAATTTAAAGTTCTAATCGCACAGGTATTATTTGCTAAACCTGATGTGTTATTTTTAGATGAGCCTACGAATAACCTTGATTTAGACGCTATTAATTGGCTAGAAAATGAACTAAAACGCCACGATGGAACAATGGTTGTAATTTCTCACGATAGATTTTTCTTAAATAGTATTTGCACAAGAATGCTTGATGTAGATTTCAAACAAATTCGTGAATTTGCAGGAAATTACGATGATTGGTATATGCAAAGTACACTTATTAAAAGACAAAAAGAAGCAAGTCTTGCTAAGAATTTAAAAGAAAAAGAAGCTTTAGAAAAATTTATAGCTCGTTTTAGCGCAAATGCTTCTAAAGCAAGACAAGCAACAAGTCGTGCAAAAAACTTAGCAAAACTAGATGTAAGCGAAATAGAGATTTCAAGTAGGCGTGACCCATCAATTTTATTTAGATGTAATAGAGAAATTGGTAATGAAGTTTTAGAGCTAAACAATATAAGTAAGGCTTATGATAAGCAACTATTTAAAAACTTAAATCTTAAAGTAAATAAAGGCGATAAAATAGCAATAATTGGAGCAAGTGGAGCTGGAAAAAGCACACTAGCAAAGATTATAATGAATGAAATTTCTCCTGATAATGGAGAGGTAAAAATGGGTGCTACAATTGAACCTAGTTACTTCCCACAAGATACCTCAAGTAAAATTTGTGAAAATTTGAAACTATATGACTATTTAATTAGCGAAAAACATAAAGATATTGATGAAATTCGCAAATGCTTAGGTAGAATGCTCTTTAGCGGAACCGATCAAGAAAAAATGGCAAAAGATTTAAGCGGTGGTGAAAAGCACAGATTGATGTTGAGTAAAATTATGCTTGAAAGGGGTAATTTTATCTTGCTTGATGAGCCAAATAACCATCTTGACCTTGAAGCTATTATTTCTCTTGGTGAAGCACTTTATGAATACGATGGAGTAGCAATTTGTATAAGCCACGATAGGGAATTAATCAATTCTTATGCAAATAGAATTTGGTATTTAAACAATGGTGAGCTTATTGATTTTGTTGGCACGTATGAAGAGTTTTTATTAAAATATGGGGAGAGCAAATGA
- a CDS encoding Na+/H+ antiporter NhaC family protein: MLTNPVLISVFIMLGLCLLRFNVFLAILVSGLIAGLMSVSFDDNILVVLKNIMNTFISGMSGNLQTSLSYVLVGALAVAVSRTNLTAYLVNFISKKMSDKRILLLFSLAIISSFSQNLIPIHVAFIPILIPPMLSLFNKLKIDRRAVACVVTFGLTTPYMTLPVGFGLIFQDIITQSLNDNGVKVTQSDVAGVVWLMFFIMFFGLLASFIYYRKPKAYQELETKYENLDNISFGKKELMVMIGLLITLTTQILVGSLPLSALLGFLFICVSGGVEYKKIDEVFLGGFSLMGYVAFIMLIACGFGAVLQSTGAIKEIVDFTLSITTNKLIIAFGMMCIGLLITLGIGSSFGTVPIIATLFVPICTALGFSAESIIFIIACAGAVGDTGSPASEATLGITVGLNADNQSDHIKDVCIPTFIFYNIPLVVGGALIAYYL; this comes from the coding sequence ATGTTAACAAACCCTGTTTTAATAAGCGTTTTTATAATGCTTGGACTATGTCTATTAAGATTTAATGTATTTTTAGCTATTTTAGTTTCTGGACTAATAGCAGGACTTATGAGTGTTAGTTTTGATGATAATATTTTAGTAGTATTAAAAAATATTATGAATACATTCATAAGTGGTATGAGTGGCAATTTGCAAACCTCACTTAGCTATGTTTTAGTAGGTGCTTTAGCGGTTGCTGTATCTAGGACTAATTTAACTGCTTATTTAGTTAATTTCATTAGTAAAAAGATGTCAGATAAAAGAATTTTATTGCTATTTTCTTTAGCTATAATTTCAAGCTTTTCTCAGAATTTAATTCCAATTCACGTAGCATTTATTCCGATTTTAATCCCACCAATGCTAAGTCTATTTAATAAGCTGAAAATTGACAGGCGTGCTGTAGCTTGTGTGGTAACATTTGGGCTTACAACGCCTTATATGACTTTACCTGTGGGATTTGGTCTTATATTCCAAGATATAATTACTCAATCGCTAAATGATAATGGAGTAAAAGTTACTCAAAGTGATGTTGCTGGTGTTGTTTGGCTTATGTTTTTTATAATGTTTTTTGGTCTTCTTGCTTCGTTTATTTATTATAGAAAACCTAAAGCATATCAAGAGCTTGAAACAAAATATGAAAACTTAGATAATATTAGTTTTGGTAAAAAAGAACTAATGGTAATGATAGGTTTATTAATTACTTTAACTACTCAAATACTTGTTGGTTCTTTACCGCTTTCGGCTTTACTTGGCTTTTTATTTATTTGTGTAAGCGGTGGAGTTGAGTATAAAAAAATTGATGAAGTATTTTTAGGCGGTTTTTCTTTAATGGGTTATGTGGCATTTATTATGTTAATTGCTTGTGGTTTTGGAGCTGTTTTACAAAGCACAGGAGCTATTAAAGAAATAGTTGATTTTACTTTAAGTATTACTACTAATAAATTGATAATAGCGTTTGGAATGATGTGTATAGGATTATTAATCACTCTTGGAATTGGAAGTTCGTTTGGAACGGTTCCTATTATTGCGACTTTATTTGTGCCAATTTGCACGGCTTTAGGTTTTAGTGCTGAAAGTATTATTTTCATCATTGCTTGTGCTGGTGCAGTTGGAGATACAGGTAGCCCTGCTAGTGAAGCAACTTTAGGAATTACCGTTGGGCTTAATGCCGATAATCAAAGTGATCACATAAAAGATGTATGTATCCCTACATTTATATTCTATAATATACCTTTAGTAGTAGGTGGTGCTTTAATAGCTTATTATTTATAA